A genomic segment from Actinoplanes sichuanensis encodes:
- a CDS encoding CDP-alcohol phosphatidyltransferase family protein, giving the protein MPSTPWRRRRSTDSPRPAGRRWAGRLRRGGSLARQALMVRVGRRSAETGRAATATRAEVLHIGSDPVRTLTIPAPGVPVDVSVAEPDPAPASIPLLPGERTMSRRASFALVNACTLSSLGLGLLAIFLAMDGQVQIAAACLVACVIFDGLDGALARKLGVASPFGAQMDSLADMCSFGLAAPVVVYASLADQVPQAAAAIATALVAGCAAIRLARFNVSPKDGRFFCGVPTTMAAAVLALTVLIGLPLPGMVQLAGVTLLAFAMVSSFPYAKLARLLKLPPWLWLLPIVGALLQPRMTFVLIVAAYLASGPILWMRTRRTV; this is encoded by the coding sequence GTGCCGAGTACCCCTTGGCGCCGGCGTCGATCGACGGATAGTCCTCGTCCCGCCGGACGTCGTTGGGCTGGCCGGCTGCGCCGGGGCGGAAGTCTCGCCCGGCAGGCCCTGATGGTTCGGGTGGGCCGCCGCTCCGCCGAAACCGGGCGGGCCGCAACCGCGACCCGGGCCGAGGTGCTGCACATCGGTTCCGACCCGGTGCGGACTCTCACGATTCCCGCGCCGGGGGTTCCTGTGGACGTCTCCGTCGCCGAGCCAGACCCGGCGCCGGCTTCCATTCCCCTGCTTCCCGGTGAGCGCACCATGTCCCGCCGTGCGAGCTTCGCGCTCGTCAACGCCTGCACCCTGTCCAGCCTCGGCCTCGGCCTGCTGGCGATCTTCCTGGCCATGGACGGTCAGGTGCAGATCGCCGCGGCCTGCCTGGTCGCCTGTGTCATCTTCGACGGCCTGGACGGCGCGCTCGCCCGCAAGCTCGGGGTGGCCAGCCCGTTCGGCGCGCAGATGGACTCGCTCGCCGACATGTGCTCGTTCGGTCTCGCCGCGCCCGTCGTGGTCTACGCCTCGCTGGCCGACCAGGTGCCGCAGGCCGCCGCCGCCATCGCGACCGCCCTGGTCGCCGGTTGCGCCGCGATCCGGTTGGCCCGGTTCAACGTCTCGCCGAAGGACGGGCGCTTCTTCTGCGGCGTCCCCACCACGATGGCGGCCGCGGTCCTCGCCCTCACCGTGCTGATCGGCCTGCCGCTCCCCGGCATGGTCCAGCTGGCCGGGGTGACGCTGCTCGCCTTCGCGATGGTGTCCAGCTTCCCGTACGCGAAGCTCGCCCGTCTCCTGAAGCTCCCGCCGTGGCTGTGGCTGCTCCCGATCGTCGGAGCGCTCCTCCAGCCCCGCATGACGTTCGTGCTGATCGTCGCGGCATACCTGGCCAGCGGCCCGATCCTGTGGATGCGCACCCGCCGCACTGTTTGA
- a CDS encoding NUDIX hydrolase: protein MKINRRAAAYGVSRSADGGVLLTRGSDASAFPGVWSLPGGGIDHGEHPDDTVVREFAEETGLTVRITGLRTVVADLARLPDGTIEHTDRIIYDVEVTGGELTPETAGTTDLVDRVAPAEVAVLPLLPFTAGVLGVGFESADPALRAAPFPVASDRTGPVQRFGAYALATDPDGRILLTRIADGYPGGGLWHLAGGGTDFGETPEDALARELYEETSQRGRITGLVGVSHRYDPAAVGPEGVPLQWHVIRVVYQVTVPEPTPAAVTEAAGGSTSEAAWFTPEQVGNLPLTELTRAALGRTG from the coding sequence GTGAAGATCAATAGACGGGCGGCGGCGTACGGGGTGAGCCGCTCCGCCGACGGCGGTGTCCTGCTCACCCGCGGATCCGACGCCAGCGCGTTCCCCGGCGTGTGGTCCCTGCCCGGCGGCGGCATCGACCACGGCGAGCACCCGGATGACACGGTCGTCCGGGAGTTCGCCGAGGAGACCGGCCTCACCGTCCGGATCACCGGGCTGCGGACGGTCGTCGCCGACCTGGCCCGCCTGCCGGACGGCACCATCGAGCACACCGACCGGATCATCTACGACGTAGAGGTGACAGGCGGCGAGCTGACCCCCGAGACGGCGGGCACCACCGACCTCGTCGATCGGGTCGCCCCCGCCGAGGTGGCCGTACTGCCTCTACTGCCCTTCACCGCCGGGGTCCTCGGCGTCGGTTTCGAGTCGGCCGACCCGGCTTTGCGCGCCGCCCCGTTTCCCGTCGCGTCGGACCGGACCGGCCCGGTGCAGCGATTCGGAGCATATGCCCTGGCCACCGACCCGGACGGGCGAATCCTGCTGACCCGGATCGCTGACGGCTATCCCGGCGGCGGCCTCTGGCATCTGGCCGGCGGCGGCACCGACTTCGGCGAGACACCCGAAGACGCCCTCGCCCGCGAGCTCTACGAGGAGACCTCCCAGCGCGGACGGATCACCGGGCTGGTCGGCGTCTCCCATCGGTACGACCCGGCCGCCGTCGGACCCGAAGGGGTGCCCCTCCAATGGCACGTGATCCGGGTCGTCTACCAGGTCACGGTGCCTGAACCGACCCCCGCCGCGGTCACCGAGGCGGCCGGCGGATCGACCTCGGAGGCCGCCTGGTTCACCCCTGAGCAGGTCGGCAACCTACCCCTCACCGAGCTGACCCGGGCTGCGCTCGGCCGGACGGGCTAA
- a CDS encoding NUDIX hydrolase, whose product MTPALEPLRRIAAYAVARDGDGRVLLVRASSKSGTPGVWSLPGGAVDHGEDPNHTVVRETAAETGLSVAVSGLHDVLADMRSMPHRGVTIHTDRLIYSVSVRGGNLIDRVGHNTDLARWHTLEEAEKLKLRPFTAAALGLSADAGDLRPEEAPVFPSFYAYEGPDGLHRAQRFAAYAIATDPYENLLLTRISDGYPGAGCWHLPGGGTDYGEQPGTALIRELVEETGQEGHLVELLGVASHRDAASLGPEGYPIDWHGVRAFYRVVVDKPTEVTIHDVGGSTSEARWMPLTEVAALGPDQITEVTADALRAAKLI is encoded by the coding sequence GTGACCCCCGCACTCGAACCGCTCCGCCGGATCGCCGCCTACGCCGTCGCCCGCGACGGCGATGGCCGCGTGCTCCTGGTCCGGGCATCGTCCAAATCCGGTACCCCCGGAGTCTGGTCGCTGCCCGGAGGCGCCGTCGACCACGGCGAAGATCCCAACCACACCGTCGTCCGCGAGACCGCGGCGGAGACCGGCCTCTCCGTCGCCGTCTCGGGGCTACACGACGTGCTCGCCGACATGCGCTCGATGCCGCACCGCGGCGTCACCATCCACACCGACCGGCTGATCTACTCGGTGTCGGTGCGCGGCGGCAACCTGATCGACCGGGTCGGCCACAACACCGACCTGGCCCGCTGGCACACCCTCGAAGAGGCCGAGAAGCTCAAACTCCGGCCGTTCACCGCGGCCGCGCTCGGGCTCTCCGCCGACGCCGGTGACCTGCGGCCCGAGGAGGCGCCGGTCTTCCCGTCCTTCTACGCCTACGAGGGACCGGACGGCCTGCACCGGGCACAGCGCTTCGCGGCCTACGCGATCGCCACCGACCCGTACGAGAACCTGCTGCTCACCCGGATCTCCGACGGCTACCCGGGGGCCGGTTGCTGGCATCTGCCCGGCGGCGGCACCGACTACGGCGAACAGCCCGGCACCGCCCTGATCCGCGAACTCGTCGAGGAGACCGGCCAGGAAGGCCACCTCGTCGAGTTGCTCGGCGTGGCCAGCCACCGCGACGCCGCCTCCCTCGGCCCCGAGGGCTACCCGATCGACTGGCACGGTGTCCGGGCCTTCTACCGGGTCGTCGTGGACAAGCCGACCGAGGTCACCATCCACGACGTCGGCGGCTCCACCTCCGAGGCGCGATGGATGCCGCTGACCGAGGTCGCGGCGCTCGGCCCCGACCAGATCACCGAGGTGACGGCCGATGCGCTCCGGGCGGCGAAGCTAATCTAG
- the guaA gene encoding glutamine-hydrolyzing GMP synthase — translation MSTPRPVLVVDFGAQYAQLIARRVREARVYSEIVPHSMPVAEMLAKNPAAIILSGGPSSVYEPGAPTLDAGLFDSDVPVFGICYGFQAMAQALGGTVAHTGSREYGRTVLSVEGGTLLRELPADLPVWMSHGDSVSIAPSGFEVTASTPGAPVAAFEDLASKRAGVQFHPEVAHTEQGQEMLKRFLYDIAGIEPTWTPGNIIEDQVAAIRAQVGDKQVLCALSGGVDSAVAAALVQRAIGDQLTCVFVDHGLLRSGEAEQVEKDYVAVTGVRLVVKNVEEQFLGHLAGVTDPEQKRKIIGREFIRTFEAAARELDAERHIEFLVQGTLYPDVVESGGGTGTANIKSHHNVGGLPDDLQFSLIEPLRTLFKDEVRAIGKELGLPDEIVQRQPFPGPGLAIRIIGAVDRERLDILRQADLIAREELTAAGLDRSVWQFPVVLLADVRSVGVQGDGRTYGHPVVLRPVSSEDAMTADWSRLPYDLIAKISNRITNEVREINRVVLDVTSKPPGTIEWE, via the coding sequence GTGAGTACCCCGCGTCCCGTTCTCGTCGTCGACTTCGGCGCCCAGTACGCTCAGTTGATCGCCCGCCGGGTCCGCGAGGCCCGTGTCTACTCCGAGATCGTCCCGCACTCGATGCCGGTGGCCGAGATGCTGGCGAAGAATCCCGCCGCGATCATCCTCTCCGGTGGCCCCTCCAGCGTTTACGAGCCCGGAGCGCCCACGCTCGACGCCGGCCTGTTCGACAGTGACGTGCCGGTCTTCGGCATCTGCTACGGCTTCCAGGCGATGGCCCAGGCGCTCGGCGGCACGGTGGCCCACACCGGTTCCCGGGAGTATGGGCGGACCGTCCTGTCGGTCGAGGGCGGCACCCTGCTCCGCGAGCTGCCCGCCGACCTGCCGGTCTGGATGAGCCACGGCGACAGCGTCTCGATCGCGCCGTCGGGTTTCGAGGTCACCGCCTCCACCCCCGGCGCCCCGGTCGCCGCCTTCGAGGATCTCGCGTCGAAGCGTGCCGGTGTGCAGTTCCACCCCGAGGTGGCACACACCGAGCAGGGCCAGGAGATGCTGAAGCGATTCCTCTACGACATCGCCGGCATCGAGCCCACCTGGACGCCCGGCAACATCATCGAGGACCAGGTCGCCGCCATCCGCGCCCAGGTCGGTGACAAGCAGGTGCTCTGCGCGCTCTCCGGTGGCGTCGACTCGGCGGTGGCTGCGGCCCTCGTGCAACGCGCGATCGGCGATCAGCTCACCTGCGTCTTCGTCGACCACGGCCTGCTGCGGTCGGGCGAGGCGGAGCAGGTCGAGAAGGACTACGTCGCGGTGACCGGCGTCCGGCTCGTGGTGAAGAACGTCGAGGAGCAGTTCCTGGGTCACCTGGCCGGGGTGACCGACCCGGAGCAGAAGCGCAAGATCATCGGCCGGGAGTTCATCCGTACCTTCGAGGCGGCCGCTCGTGAGCTCGACGCCGAGCGGCACATCGAGTTCCTCGTCCAGGGCACGCTCTACCCCGACGTGGTGGAGTCCGGTGGCGGCACCGGCACGGCCAACATCAAGTCGCACCACAACGTGGGCGGTCTTCCCGACGACCTGCAGTTCTCGTTGATCGAGCCGCTGCGCACCCTGTTCAAGGACGAGGTGCGGGCGATCGGCAAGGAGCTCGGCCTGCCCGACGAGATCGTGCAGCGGCAGCCGTTCCCCGGGCCGGGTCTGGCGATCCGGATCATCGGCGCGGTGGACCGCGAGCGGCTCGACATCCTTCGTCAGGCCGACCTGATCGCCCGCGAGGAACTCACCGCGGCCGGCCTCGACCGTAGTGTCTGGCAGTTCCCGGTGGTGCTGCTGGCCGACGTGCGCAGCGTGGGTGTGCAGGGTGACGGCCGGACCTATGGGCACCCGGTGGTGCTGCGGCCGGTGTCGTCCGAGGACGCCATGACCGCGGACTGGTCGCGTCTGCCGTACGACCTGATCGCCAAGATCTCGAACCGGATCACGAACGAGGTTCGGGAGATCAACCGGGTCGTCCTGGACGTCACGAGCAAGCCTCCGGGCACCATCGAGTGGGAGTGA
- a CDS encoding S8 family serine peptidase: protein MKSTRRRVIVGLAAVTTLTAGVVLAPVAGASVTGSARALPVRLLVGLRSGVATDVALPSLQRLGLPTADGDSTTRRLLGEIRAKAIEVPGARAAAVTAALKADPNVEYVQVDPQVEKADVTPNDPWITQNRQPELAQMNVPAAWDTTTGSAVTVAVVDTGVNAVGDLAGKVLPGYDFHNGDAYPSDDEGHGTMVSSLIAATPNNGKGMAGVCAQCKILPVKVLSATGVGYHSNIAKGIIWAAQNNAKIINMSLGGYSTSAVLQDAVAYANGKGALVVAAAGNENTSQKSYPAAYADVLAVGATDTRSTGGRARAEFSNYGSWVDVAAPGITAAMKSNGTYCYDDPISCWVYWTDPVTGRLMDDYEVQGTSFSAPLVSGVAALVASAHPNYSGGGLRYAITNSGRRDNTWTQFGSVDAVRAINTGSDTKAPTATGFWPSANAKVRGNVTMSLYGLTDDWSGVRNVNLYVDGKWHNWDYVAPFTPVLKTGTRNGAMKVQLLVYDKAGNHLWLPARWYTADNLAPSVSITKAPANKAKVKGTVKVYAKAADKSGISKVELIVNGKVVATDRTAGYVLSFKVASQKKTMKVRIRAYDMAGNVRYTTIRTYYRA from the coding sequence ATGAAATCCACTCGACGGCGGGTCATCGTAGGCCTCGCCGCCGTCACCACGCTGACCGCCGGAGTCGTTCTGGCCCCGGTCGCGGGAGCGTCGGTGACCGGTTCCGCCCGCGCACTTCCGGTTCGTCTCCTGGTCGGCCTGCGCTCCGGCGTGGCCACCGACGTCGCTCTGCCCAGCCTTCAGCGCCTCGGCCTGCCGACGGCCGACGGCGACAGCACCACCCGCCGCCTGCTCGGTGAGATCCGGGCCAAGGCGATCGAGGTGCCCGGCGCCCGCGCGGCCGCCGTGACCGCGGCCCTCAAGGCCGACCCGAACGTCGAGTACGTCCAGGTCGACCCGCAGGTGGAGAAGGCCGACGTCACACCGAACGACCCCTGGATCACACAGAACCGGCAGCCCGAGCTGGCGCAGATGAACGTGCCCGCGGCGTGGGACACCACGACCGGGTCGGCAGTGACCGTCGCGGTCGTGGACACCGGCGTGAACGCGGTCGGTGACCTGGCCGGCAAGGTCCTGCCCGGGTACGACTTCCACAACGGCGACGCGTACCCGAGCGACGACGAGGGCCACGGCACCATGGTGTCCTCGCTGATCGCCGCTACGCCGAACAACGGCAAGGGCATGGCCGGCGTCTGCGCCCAGTGCAAGATCCTGCCGGTGAAGGTGCTCAGCGCGACAGGTGTCGGGTACCACTCGAACATCGCCAAGGGCATCATCTGGGCCGCCCAGAACAACGCGAAGATCATCAACATGTCGCTCGGCGGTTACAGCACCTCCGCCGTGCTGCAGGACGCGGTGGCCTACGCCAACGGCAAGGGCGCCCTGGTGGTCGCGGCCGCCGGCAACGAGAACACCAGTCAGAAGAGCTACCCGGCGGCGTACGCGGACGTGCTCGCCGTCGGTGCGACCGACACCCGCAGCACGGGTGGCCGGGCGCGGGCCGAGTTCTCCAACTACGGCAGCTGGGTGGACGTCGCGGCCCCGGGCATCACCGCGGCCATGAAGTCCAACGGCACCTACTGCTACGACGACCCCATCTCCTGCTGGGTCTACTGGACCGATCCGGTGACCGGCCGGCTGATGGACGACTACGAGGTGCAGGGCACGTCCTTCTCGGCGCCGTTGGTGTCCGGTGTGGCCGCGCTCGTGGCCTCGGCGCACCCGAACTACTCGGGCGGTGGCCTGCGTTACGCGATCACCAACTCCGGCCGTCGGGACAACACCTGGACCCAGTTCGGCTCGGTCGACGCGGTCCGTGCGATCAACACCGGCAGCGACACCAAGGCGCCCACCGCCACCGGCTTCTGGCCGTCGGCGAACGCCAAGGTCCGCGGCAACGTGACGATGAGCCTGTACGGGCTGACCGACGACTGGTCCGGCGTCCGCAACGTGAACCTCTACGTCGACGGCAAGTGGCACAACTGGGACTACGTCGCCCCGTTCACCCCGGTCCTCAAGACGGGCACCCGTAACGGCGCGATGAAGGTCCAGCTGCTGGTCTACGACAAGGCCGGCAACCACCTCTGGCTGCCGGCCCGGTGGTATACCGCGGACAACCTCGCGCCCTCGGTCTCGATCACCAAGGCTCCGGCCAACAAGGCCAAGGTCAAGGGCACGGTCAAGGTGTACGCCAAGGCTGCCGACAAATCCGGGATCAGCAAGGTCGAGCTGATCGTGAACGGGAAGGTCGTGGCGACCGACCGGACGGCGGGCTACGTGCTCAGCTTCAAGGTCGCGAGCCAGAAGAAGACCATGAAGGTCCGGATCCGGGCGTACGACATGGCGGGCAACGTGAGGTACACGACGATCCGCACGTACTACCGAGCCTGA
- a CDS encoding LCP family protein, translating to MRNSKITWSIVAGVALALIVGIGVAIAVGRGSSEPAAAPAVSASVVPLPSGTPSVSAAPAPSPGADIKGPLDLVLIGVDTRVSIPDWEPHADTIMLLHVEADLKSAYLYSLPRDLRVDIPAYKKAGFGGGKHKITEAMSRGSRIPGSPKKSVEQGYELLTKTLSAYTGIKTFHGGAILNFGGLDKLVDQLGGIDMKIDQKVKSRHRKPDGSMRTLSGGDYIGPQATYQPGTRHLVGWQAIDYARQRYGLPNGDYDRQRHQRQMVEAILAKALTQGLSDPARLGSVINALGKSLVYVGGRTPFEYAYALRDLAPDKITTVTLPGAGVGSGGGYLGEQLKEEGRGFVKALAKGTHRAYLAAHPKLVDK from the coding sequence ATGCGGAACAGCAAGATCACCTGGTCGATCGTGGCCGGCGTCGCATTGGCCCTGATCGTCGGAATCGGTGTCGCCATCGCGGTGGGCCGAGGTTCGTCCGAACCGGCTGCCGCGCCTGCCGTATCGGCCAGTGTCGTCCCGCTGCCGAGCGGCACACCGAGCGTGTCGGCCGCCCCGGCGCCGTCGCCCGGCGCGGACATCAAGGGACCGCTCGATCTGGTGCTGATCGGCGTCGACACCCGGGTGAGCATCCCCGACTGGGAGCCGCACGCCGACACGATCATGCTGTTGCACGTGGAGGCGGATCTCAAGTCCGCGTATCTGTATTCGCTGCCTCGAGACCTGCGGGTGGACATTCCGGCGTACAAAAAGGCGGGTTTCGGCGGCGGGAAACACAAGATCACCGAGGCGATGAGTCGAGGTTCCCGGATTCCGGGGTCGCCGAAGAAAAGCGTCGAGCAGGGTTACGAGCTGCTCACGAAAACTCTCAGTGCGTATACCGGGATCAAGACCTTCCACGGCGGCGCGATCCTGAATTTCGGCGGCCTGGACAAGCTGGTCGACCAACTCGGCGGCATCGACATGAAGATCGACCAGAAGGTGAAGTCCCGGCACCGCAAGCCGGACGGTTCGATGCGGACCCTCTCCGGCGGCGACTACATCGGACCGCAGGCCACCTATCAGCCCGGCACCCGGCACCTGGTCGGCTGGCAGGCGATCGACTACGCCCGGCAGCGGTACGGGCTGCCCAACGGCGACTACGACAGGCAGCGGCACCAGCGGCAGATGGTCGAGGCGATCCTGGCCAAGGCCCTGACCCAGGGGCTGAGCGACCCGGCGAGACTCGGCTCGGTGATCAACGCGCTCGGAAAGTCACTGGTCTACGTGGGCGGGCGTACCCCGTTCGAGTACGCCTACGCGCTCCGTGACCTCGCCCCCGACAAGATCACCACGGTGACGCTGCCCGGCGCCGGGGTCGGCAGTGGCGGCGGCTACCTCGGTGAGCAGCTCAAGGAGGAGGGCCGCGGGTTCGTCAAGGCGCTCGCCAAGGGCACCCACCGCGCATACCTCGCAGCACACCCCAAACTGGTCGACAAGTGA
- a CDS encoding M1 family metallopeptidase produces the protein MRVWMYGLVLLLVGCSSAPAPVTPVFGPGADGAGDPYYPKYGNGGYDVGGYDLALSYDPSSGRLEGAATITATATQDLSRFNLDLDGLRVTKVTVDGSAATSTTEDAELVITPAAGIPKGTGFTVVVAYGGTPAPAGNDTLGTSGWLRDSDSKGAVALGQPESASTWFPVNDHPSDKATFKLAMTVPDGVEVISNGAPGPKDTVDGRTTWRWTESSPMASYLATVVIGQYRITESTHAGRPMVIAVPESMPAGGAAAKSLARTGEITDFLETQFGPYPFSANGGVVVDEERIRYALETQSRPVYGNTFFLSGENTGVVAHELAHQWFGDSVALARWQDIWLNEGFATYAEWLWSEHIGSLTAQQLFDRRYNGFNWSEAPGDPTPKGLFGNAVYQRGGMTVHALRKTLGDEAFFKLVKSWTTEHRDGNVTTDQFIKAASAAAGRDLSPFFNAWLTAKTQPPKP, from the coding sequence ATGAGGGTCTGGATGTACGGGCTGGTTCTGCTGCTGGTGGGTTGCTCCTCCGCGCCCGCCCCGGTCACCCCGGTGTTCGGTCCGGGCGCCGACGGGGCCGGCGACCCGTACTACCCGAAGTACGGCAACGGCGGCTACGACGTCGGCGGTTACGACCTGGCGCTGAGCTACGACCCGTCATCCGGCCGACTGGAGGGCGCCGCGACCATCACCGCGACCGCCACCCAGGACCTGTCCCGGTTCAACCTCGACCTGGACGGCCTCCGTGTCACCAAGGTCACTGTGGACGGTTCCGCCGCCACCTCGACCACCGAGGACGCCGAGCTGGTGATCACCCCGGCCGCCGGGATCCCGAAGGGCACCGGCTTCACCGTCGTCGTCGCCTACGGCGGCACCCCCGCGCCCGCCGGCAACGACACGCTCGGCACCAGCGGCTGGCTACGCGACAGCGACAGCAAGGGCGCGGTGGCCCTCGGCCAGCCGGAGTCGGCGAGCACCTGGTTCCCGGTCAACGACCACCCCTCCGACAAGGCGACGTTCAAGCTGGCGATGACCGTGCCGGACGGTGTCGAGGTGATCAGCAACGGCGCACCCGGCCCGAAGGACACCGTGGACGGCCGGACCACCTGGCGCTGGACCGAGTCGTCGCCGATGGCCAGCTACCTCGCCACGGTCGTGATCGGGCAGTATCGGATCACCGAGAGCACCCACGCCGGACGCCCGATGGTCATCGCGGTCCCCGAGTCGATGCCGGCCGGCGGTGCGGCCGCCAAGTCGCTGGCCCGGACCGGCGAGATCACCGACTTCCTGGAGACACAGTTCGGGCCGTACCCGTTCAGCGCCAACGGCGGGGTGGTCGTGGACGAGGAGCGGATCCGCTATGCGCTGGAGACGCAGTCCCGCCCGGTCTACGGCAACACGTTCTTCCTCTCCGGCGAGAACACCGGCGTCGTCGCGCACGAACTCGCCCACCAGTGGTTCGGCGACAGCGTCGCACTCGCCCGCTGGCAGGACATCTGGCTCAACGAGGGCTTCGCGACGTACGCCGAGTGGCTCTGGTCGGAACACATCGGCTCACTGACCGCCCAACAGCTCTTCGACCGGCGCTACAACGGTTTCAACTGGTCCGAGGCACCGGGCGACCCGACGCCGAAAGGCCTCTTCGGCAACGCCGTCTACCAGCGGGGCGGCATGACCGTCCACGCGCTCCGCAAGACTCTCGGCGACGAGGCCTTCTTCAAGCTGGTCAAATCCTGGACCACCGAACACCGCGACGGAAACGTCACCACGGACCAGTTCATCAAGGCGGCCTCCGCCGCTGCGGGCCGCGATCTGAGCCCGTTCTTCAACGCCTGGCTCACGGCGAAGACCCAACCCCCGAAACCCTGA
- a CDS encoding suppressor of fused domain protein, with protein MDHELSPAAQATRDHLAAQFPDAELTMLPPTPGPISGRMSLHVARLKLPRFGWIYATTGLWDATQKHGHALEFVLYASIPEDDLHVETLTMTAWYHALGGDHELGLGHTVPIGRPWLPGSSCDHLLVSLPYPWGPELEECELPGGHARVLWLLPITEAEKIYRHQNDLEALEQRLEDAEMNPVDPHRASVVSEDEIGGLPKKGARRFLRRFSGRGPGRPSGTP; from the coding sequence GTGGATCACGAACTGTCACCGGCCGCACAGGCGACGCGTGACCATCTGGCCGCACAGTTTCCCGATGCTGAGCTGACGATGCTGCCGCCCACCCCGGGCCCGATCAGTGGGCGGATGTCTCTGCATGTGGCCCGGCTGAAGTTGCCGCGGTTCGGATGGATCTACGCCACCACCGGGCTGTGGGACGCCACTCAAAAGCACGGGCATGCCCTGGAGTTCGTGCTCTATGCCTCGATTCCCGAGGACGACCTGCACGTCGAGACGTTGACGATGACCGCCTGGTATCACGCTCTCGGCGGCGACCACGAGCTCGGCCTCGGCCACACCGTCCCGATCGGCCGCCCCTGGCTGCCCGGTTCCTCCTGCGACCACCTGTTGGTCAGCCTGCCCTATCCGTGGGGGCCCGAGCTGGAGGAGTGCGAACTCCCGGGCGGGCACGCCCGGGTGCTGTGGCTGTTGCCGATCACCGAGGCTGAGAAGATCTACCGCCATCAGAACGATCTCGAAGCCCTGGAGCAGCGTCTGGAGGACGCCGAGATGAACCCCGTCGACCCGCACCGGGCCTCGGTGGTCTCCGAAGACGAAATCGGCGGACTCCCGAAGAAGGGAGCCCGCCGATTCCTCAGGCGATTCAGTGGTCGAGGACCAGGGCGACCTTCTGGAACTCCTTGA